From Symphalangus syndactylus isolate Jambi chromosome 17, NHGRI_mSymSyn1-v2.1_pri, whole genome shotgun sequence, one genomic window encodes:
- the LOC134733320 gene encoding ubiquitin-like FUBI-ribosomal protein eS30 fusion protein, with amino-acid sequence MVQQLFVRAQELHTLEVTGQEAAAQIKAHVASLKGTAWEDQPVLLAGTPLEDETTLGKYGVEALITLEVADHMLRGKVHVSLAHSGKVRGQTLKVEKKKKKKKMTGRVKWWIQYNQRFVNIVPTFGKKKVPNPTLKSFVILDFSNKKAT; translated from the exons ATGGTTCAGCAGCTCTTTGTCCGTGCCCAGGAGCTACACACCCTTGAGGTGACTGGCCAGGAGGCAGCTGCCCAAATCAAGGCACATGTAGCCTCACTGAAGGGCACTGCCTGGGAAGATCAACCTGTGCTCCTGGCAGGCACACCCCTAGAGgatgagaccaccctgggcaagtACGGTGTGGAGGCCCTGATCACCCTGGAAGTAGCCGACCACATGCTTAGAGGGAAAGTCCATGTTTCTCTGGCCCATTCTGGGAAAGTGAGAGGTCAGACTCTCAAGGTG gagaagaagaaaaagaagaagaagatgacaGGCAGGGTTAAGTGGTGGATTCAGTACAACCAGCGCTTTGTCAATATTGTGCCCACCTTTGGCAAGAAGAAGGTCCCCAATCCAACTCTTAAGTCCTTTGTAATTCTGGATTTCTCTAATAAAAAAGCCACTtag